GTCAAGATGGCGGCCACGGCCATCTCACCCCAGGTCTCGTCGGCGATTCCCACCACCGCCACGTCGTGGACGGCAGGGTGCTCGCGCAAGACTTCCTCGATCTCCAGGGCGCTGAGCTTGTAGCCGCCGCTCTTCAGGATGTCGACGCTGGTTCGGCCCAGGATCTTGATGTAGCCCTCCGAGAGATACGCCGCTGTGTCTCCGCTCCGGAACCAACCGTCTCGGAACGCTTCGCGCGTTGCCGCTTCGTTGTCGTCGTATCCAAGGAATACACTCGGACCGCGGATCCAGATCTCCCCGGCCTGTCCAGACTCCACGTCGCGCCCGCCTTCGTCCACGATTCGGAGCTCCATGCCAGGCAAAGTCTTGCCGCAACTACCCGGAACGCGTGGGCCATCGATGGGATTGCTGCTGCCCACGCCGATCTCGGTCATCCCGAAGCGTTCCAGGGGGTAGTTCCCAGTGAGCTCGCGCCAGCGCTCGCCGACGGTGACAGGCAACGCCGCCGAACCACTGGTCAACAAGCGCAGGGCGCCCGCGTGGGTGCGCCACCGCGACTGCGTGGTGGCGTCGGCAGCTTCAAAAGCGTCGAGCAGCTTCTTGTGCATGGTCGGCACGCCCATCAACACGGTCGCGCGGCGCATCTCTTCCCACAGGCGCTGAGCGTCGAACTTCTCCAACATGCGCGTAGTGCTGCCGGACAAGAGCGAGACCAAGAGCGCGATCCCGAGTCCGTGAAGATGATGAAGCGGCAAGCAGTGCAACAGGACGTCCTGTTCACTCCAACGCCACGCGCTGCCCACCATCTGCGCCAAGCTGGCCAAGTTGCCGTGGCTGATCAGGGCACCCTTCGGCTTACCCGTGGTCCCGCTGGTGTAGAGAATCAGGGCGACGTCGCCATCGGCAGGAAGAGCCGCCTCTTGCGTGGCGTGGCTGCGCGCTTGCTCGATCTGCAACGTGGGTAGCGAGGTGAGCGCTGCCACCTGAGCCACGAACTCGCGACTGGTCAGCACCAACTCGGAATGCGACGCCTCGATGAACCAACGCTGCTCCGGCTCTGGGTGCAGGTGACTCAAGGGCACGCACACGGCGCCCGCCAGAGCACAGCCAAACAAGCCTTCCAACCATGGGGAGCCCTGTCGAGCGAGCATCGCCACGCGCCTGCCACGCAGCCCACGCGCCGTCAGGGCCGATGCCACGGCCGATGCCCGTGCCCACAACGAGTCGAAGTCGACGGACTCTGCGTCGTCCACCACGGCAGGGTGCTTTCCGCGGCGGCGAGCCAGTTCCCCCAGCCGAGAACACAGCCTGCTCTCCATCACACCCGGCGTCGTGACACGTCGATAGCGCAGCGCGCAAGGACAATCGTGACGCGGCGAATCGCTCAACTGGCATTGGTCGTGCCGGTGGACCGAGGTATGCTCGCGCCATGGCCGACGCCAGCCAAGACCGCATCGCGCGCGGTGTCCTCGCCCTCGCTGGGTTGGTGTTCCTCGGAGTTGGCGTCGCGTTCTTGCTCAGCCCCGAGAGCATGGCCGCACACATCGACCTGCAACTGAGTTCGGTGAACGCCAAGAACGACGTGCGCGCCATGTACGGCGGAGTGAATGCAGGATTGTCTCTGTTCTTTCTCGCTTGTGCCGCCCGACGCAGTTGGCTCGCGGCCGGATTGTTCGCGGCCATGCTTTGCTGTGTGGGGCTGGCGGCAGGGCGCGTCGCGTCGCTGGTGATGGACGGCACTCCCGGAGCCATGCTGTTCCTGTTCTTCGGCGTAGAGCTGTTGGGCGCAGTCGGCTGTGCTTGGGGCTTGTTCAGCTTGCGGGGCCCCCGACGCAAGGACGACGAGGAGCCCGCGAGTGAAGGCCCCGCGGCGCTGGATGCCTTGAAGTAGCGCCCGTGCTTGACGTGGCCCGCGGCCGCGAGATGATGCCACGCCGTGAGACTGCATCGCGCTCTTTGCGCTTTCGTGTTGGTGGCGTGTGGGTCCGGCCCACCACGCGGCGTGGAAAGTGCCGAACCTCACGCTGCCATTCGCGATGGGGCCGCCGCACCCGCGACCGAGGCGCCGAAGCCGGCCCCGACGAGTCTCGCAGCTAGTGAAGGCTGCTCGCCCCTGCAACTGGCCAAGGTGGAGCCCCTGGCGGACCACATCGATGCAGCGATACCGGAGCTGCAGGATTTCACCGAGTCGAACCAGATGGACGCGTTCTACCGAAAGCTGGCGGCCCTGGCCCGCGGCAGGCGCAAAGAGCGCGTGCGCATCGGCGTCTGGGGCGACAGCAACATGACGCGCGACTTCATCACGGGCGAGCTGCGTCGCGTCCTGCAGCGCCAGTTCGGCGATGGTGGGCACGGCTTCGTCGCGCTGGGCAAGCCCTGGAACTGGTACCGCCACGAGGACGTGAAACACGGCTCCGACGACGGGTGGGAGTCGATGAACATGAGCACCAAACAGACCGTGGACCGTCTCTACGGCGTGGGCGGTGTAGCAGCGCAGTCCGTTCGGACGAACGCACGGGTGTGGGTGGCGACGGCCGAGGCGGGCGCGGCGGTCGGCACGCGCGCCGGGCACTTCGAGATCCTCTACTTGAAGCACCCCCGACATGGGCAGTTCGAAGTGCTGATCGACGGTCAGAGCCGCGCGACCATCGACACTGCGGGCGACGCGATCACCGCGGCACAGGCCGAGTGGGACGTGAGCGACGGGGCCCACCGCATCGACTTCGTCAGTCGCAAATCGCCCGTCCGGCTGCTGGGTGCGGTCCTGGAAACGTCCACCCCGGGCATCGTGGTCGACTCGCTGGGCATCGGTGGTGTCAACACGGAACTGATTGCCCGCGGAGACGAGGCCTTGACGGCGCAGACGCTGCGCATGCGCAACTACGATCTGATGATGCTGCTCACCGGCGCGACGGAACCTGATGCTCCCTCTCACGATGATGGCATCCGCCGATTGGTCGCCAACGTGCGCCGCGAATTGCCCAACGTTCCCTTCGTGATGATGAGCCCCCCGGACTTGGCGGGTGGCGACTTGGCGCACCCGACGCGCGTACGGCGCATGAACCAGATCGAGCGCCGCAAGCTCAAGGCAGCGCGTGAGCTCAAGCTGCTCTATTGGGACTTTCGGGGGGCCATGGGCGGCGAACAGAGCATCGTCCGATTCACTGAGCACAAGATGGCCTGGAAGGATTTCATCCACCTGACCGGCAAGGGTGGGCATGCCATGGGACGGCGACTGGCGATTGCAGTGCTGAACGGATTCCAGTCGTGGCTCGCTGCGCATCCCAGCGACGCGTGCGGCGACAATTGAGTACAAAGGCGCGCAAGAAACGAAAGGCCTGCGGCACGGACACCACACGCCGCAAAAGGTGCGCAGCGCTCGCACCGATTCTCAGCAAAGCATGGTAGTTTTTGCGCTGGTGTGCTTCCTGCACGAAAGGCCGCGCCATGGAAATCAAGAAAGTCGGCATCATCGGTACGGGCGCCATGGGGCGCGGCATTGCTCAGGTTTGTGCACAGGCGGGGACTCTGGTCGTCGCCGTGAAAGCCACCCCGGGTTCCTTCG
The nucleotide sequence above comes from Polyangiaceae bacterium. Encoded proteins:
- a CDS encoding DUF4345 domain-containing protein, whose product is MADASQDRIARGVLALAGLVFLGVGVAFLLSPESMAAHIDLQLSSVNAKNDVRAMYGGVNAGLSLFFLACAARRSWLAAGLFAAMLCCVGLAAGRVASLVMDGTPGAMLFLFFGVELLGAVGCAWGLFSLRGPRRKDDEEPASEGPAALDALK
- a CDS encoding AMP-binding protein, whose amino-acid sequence is MESRLCSRLGELARRRGKHPAVVDDAESVDFDSLWARASAVASALTARGLRGRRVAMLARQGSPWLEGLFGCALAGAVCVPLSHLHPEPEQRWFIEASHSELVLTSREFVAQVAALTSLPTLQIEQARSHATQEAALPADGDVALILYTSGTTGKPKGALISHGNLASLAQMVGSAWRWSEQDVLLHCLPLHHLHGLGIALLVSLLSGSTTRMLEKFDAQRLWEEMRRATVLMGVPTMHKKLLDAFEAADATTQSRWRTHAGALRLLTSGSAALPVTVGERWRELTGNYPLERFGMTEIGVGSSNPIDGPRVPGSCGKTLPGMELRIVDEGGRDVESGQAGEIWIRGPSVFLGYDDNEAATREAFRDGWFRSGDTAAYLSEGYIKILGRTSVDILKSGGYKLSALEIEEVLREHPAVHDVAVVGIADETWGEMAVAAILTRPGSAAPTEDELREFCKERIAAYKVPKRVLLRTDFPRNPVGKVLKPELAKQLTAELGLAQG